ATCGACGCATGAACTATTGGCGCTACCAGGGCATACCACACGATCCCCCACACTTTTTTGCTGGCAATTTGAAGGGCTTACTCAAAACACGTAGCTTCGCCGAGATTCTGCgcgaaatatatacaaaccacAAGGGATCAGGCCCCTTCTGCGGTTACTATTTATTTCAACGCCCCGCCGTGTTGATCTTGGACAGAGCGCTTATTAAGTGTATACTCATCAAGGACTTCAATAACTTTGCCGATCGTGGCATATTTCACAATGAGAAAGACGATCCACTCACTGGGCATCTCTTTCGCTTGGATGGAAATCAGTGGCGTGGGTTGCGTAATAAGCTTACGCCTACTTTCACTTCgggaaaaatgaaatttatgtttCCAACTGTATTAAAAGTGGCCGATCAACTGATGGATGCCGTGGCGAAACGTATTGCGGCGAATGAGTATGTGTGGGATTGGAAGGAGATGATGGCCTGCTTTACCACCGATGTGATTGGCAATTGTGCTTTCGGCATCGAGTGCAACAGCCTGCAGGATCCCCACGCTGAGTTCCGTGTTATGGGACGCAAAATAATAGGGGCGCGTCGTCATGGCGCACTGGTCAATGCTTTCATCAATAGCTTTCCGAATGCGGCACGTAGTTTGCGTATGGCCATTATGCCACAAGATATAACAGATTTCTTTTTGCGTATCGTGCGTGAGAACGTGGAGTATCGTCAGCGAAATTGTGTGCACGCCAAtgattttatgaatattttgatGGATCTAAATAAGAGCAAACATTTGAAGAGCGAAAACGATGAAATGCGTGCGCTGAGCGTGAGCGAGATGACAGCGCAAGCATTTGTGTTTTTCGTTGCAGGTTTTGAGACATCGGCGACCACTCTGGCATTCGCACTGTACGAATTGGCGCTGCAGCAGGATATACAGACACGACTGCGCATGGAGATCACAGAGACTATCAAAAAACACAACAATAATCTGTTCAGCTATGACTGCATGGAGGAGATGCAATATATGAAAATGGTGCTTGCTGGTGAGTAAAATGTGTTGTCGATTTTTATAGTGCACTAAAACTACAAAGTGTAATATCTTATCTCGACCGAAGAAACCCAGCGGAAATACCCGATTGCGCCGAACTTAATGCGTCAAGCAGCTAAAGACTATGTAGTGCCGGGTCATCCGGAATATGTCATCAAGAAGGGCATGATGGTCACCATTCCAACGATTGGCATACACTACGATCCTGAAATCTATCCCGAACCAGATACGTTTGACCCGGAACGTTTTGCTCCTGAGGCGGTGAAGTTGCGCGACTCTGTCGACTGGTTGCCCTTTGGCGATGGCCCGCGTAATTGCATCGGTATGCGCTTTGGGCAAATGCAAATGTGCGTCGGCTTGACTTATCTTCTGCGCGAATATAAGTTCTCAGCCTGTGAGAATACCCAAATTCCGATCGTTTATCAGAAATCTTTTCCGCTATTTCCGCAAGGCGGCGTACATCTGAAAGTGGAGAAGGTGCAGACATAGGAAGCTGTAGGCTTTTTAACTAttctgcatatatgtatgtatgtatatatgtttgcgtTTGTATAAACTGTTAGAGTTAAGTAGTAAatagttataattttgaattgCGAAAATGAATTCTCACTTTGTCTCGCAATTAGTTACTTAAAACTAGTTCAAGTGCTCTTGAAATATTCACAAAATACTTAAACGGATTGCAATGTAATTCTTCTCGGAAACGACAAAGCGAGAACGAGGATAACATGTTTGTGATTTAATGTATGTAAAACTGTGTTAGTATTTATTACGTTTTGCTAAAAAATAGAGTCaataaacacttttttgttAGCGCAATAGACTTTGTGTTTTAGGTGAATGAAATGCACAACTGCGTTCTTTGCCTTTCATTTCATAGTCAAGTGGAACGAGTTCAGCGTATGATGTGAAATTCAAATTGGTTTGCGCAGATATAGGGTGAGTAAATACACTTGGATGCTTATTAATATGCGAAAGAAGAGCTACCATATATTCAATATTAGCTTATTAGCTCAACCAATTAGGATTAAAGGTTAAGTTTTAACTCGGGTTAAAAACTCAGTAGAGTTAAGATCGATGTATATTTATCCATTTCGTACGAAAATTCCTTTACTATTaccttatataattttattttatttagttagtcAGGTTGAAAAGTGTTAATGCAAAAATGTCTGCCCGTGTTAAATTTCGACcaatgtagaaaaaatatgtGCATTCAACTCGTGTAGCCTTTGTAACACGATCAAATAAAGcgcttatgtatatatgtggaATTTACTCAATTTGagtgtaagtaaaaaaaatatgaagcacAAACAGAGTAATAATGACAGCTGGTAACTCAAGTAAAGTTAGATTATGTTGGGTTAGAATAAGAGAGCTGTCAAAAACATGATAATTTTAGATATAATTGAGGGCAGTTCTGACAGTTTTGAACTTAAATAAAATCAGTATTGCGATACCACTAAATCGTGGTTAGGAGAAAAAAGTAGAACAAACAAGGTCAGAATAGCGCTAGTAAAATTGTTAATAGTAACCGTAACGGCGGTTAATATCAACCCCAGAGTCATCCTAGGAATGTTCGTAAGCTCGTAGTCCAAGTTTTTGAATTTAAGTCTCGTGAATACAGTATAAGTGCGGAGAAGATGAGTAGATGCTTCGACTTTACTTACTTACTGCTGTCCTGATCTCCTCGTGGAGCATAGGGCATGTACAATAGATCTAAATCGCACTCTATTAGGCGCTGCACTCCAAATGGCATTCCAGTTGTAATTTGCGGCGTCGAGTACCCTGGTTTGCGGAGACAGAAGAATCTTACAACTTTAATAATGAAATCTACAGATTACAAAGGGTTAGTACTTAAAATCAATGCCCGGGagtatagggcctcgacaagactcttccattgtggtctttggccgaccgcgacccCTGCTCCCTTGCGCGTTCCAGTCTCTTGATGCGATCTGGTGGTTTTCCAAGCATGTGGCCTATCCAGCGCCATGGATAACATGAATGCATAACAACTCGACACACAATCatgtgtcaaaatttcaaatcattGATGAAGTTATGAGTATTTGGGGGCCCATTATTCCTGCACGGGTTTCTAATACCTACTCGACTTCAAAGCGTTTTTCTGGGAGCGGTTATTTCTGAAGTGTGTGCGCTATAACTCAAGATCTACTGATCCAatcgttttgaaattttgcactatacttttttacataattCTTCAGAAATCCTTCGGAgcttaactgttttttttttaatagttcttAGTCGTAGAACAACAGATAAGCTAATTTTTCTTAGCGAacaatgtttttttagtttccaagaactatagaaaatttaaaaatcgaagAAGATCCTTTCAGAGATACCTCAAGAAATAACTCTTTTAAGAGTTTTTTTcctttgcgaattttttttcaaggtgCTTCCGGAGATTTACTATCACTCgttcattttcaatattttacaatcaattttttgggaaaccatttttcaaataatacatCATTTTATGGAAACTGAGTTTTAAACTAAAAGTATCTGCatagccaaaaaaaaagtccTTAAAATCCTGCATTTTGTCACCCAatgtaaattcttttttatcaaaatgatTAGATCATTAAAAACTACCACACCTCTCTGCACATACACATTTGCGCGGTATTCTTCTATCAGCATCGTAAATGGGTATGACTGCAACTAGTGCTAGCATGTACCAGAAGTAAGTAAGTGGGAGATGTGATGTTAATCACCAGGTGAAAGTGGAAGGTGATGGACTTCAGTTCAAATTATGTACAGTGATGGataatttgaagaatttttgttattattatattaaaaattcaaggaATTAGGAGAAGTTAAGGGTCGACGCCCtggataaaatatttcaaatattattcGATTTTCATCTTATTGACCATCCCATTTCCATATAAGTATGTGAACATGTATATAGGAATGTATATGCTCACTctctactaaaaaaaaattaaaaataaagagggCTACAAGTGACTTGTATGCTAAAGTTGAGAAAATTTTTACTGAGAATTTGGTGAATTTCCTAAAGGTGTATCTAACGGTGATTGTTTGTGGGTCAAGAGTTGTGAGTGAATCTCTGATAAAAAGATGTACAGGTATCATTTCGTTGCACCTGATTCGAAGTTTGCTGATTTGATACCCTTTGATTATTAGCTATTGCTAAAACAAAGGGAATCTACCGATCCCCTCCACCCTAAAAGCATTTCTTTCCTAAAACGACTATAATTTGCATAGCGTGCAAAATTGTGTATCGAAGCAGAAGGCGAACATTTAGaccactaaaaaatatttctcacaaGATATTCACTGCGCATTTCTAGTTGTAAAAAGTTCCATTGCTGAATATCACAGATGCCGATTAATCAACAGATGCGCGACGCATAGCAATGACCCGCCGCTGGCTCTCCACCAACTGATAAGGCTTGGGTATAAAACAAGTTTACTAAGCGCAAGAATTTCACCATAAAGCAAactagcaacaacaactacacccaactctctttttacacggttttattttaaaagattttgaaataatacgactcattaaaaaattttttacgtgcAAAATTAGTTatagaattttgttttggaatcgtttttttactgaataaaaagacaaaatttgaggttttatttgttttgtacttCTGGATTGCGTTTTCACTGTGaactaattttaagtttttcctaataaaagttatttggctttgttttataaatactaATGTGATATGGAtttcattattacttcttttgcacggttttttgggaacattttaaaattttttcatcttaAAAGATTTCTTAAAGTTGTGGAACATATCTCCAAATCTACCAAAActcgcatgcattttttaaaaaaattttttcacgcTTTTCTAAGGAACGTACTTACCGCGTAAAAAGAGAGTTgggtttaatattatattaagtagaaaaacaaATACAGTGCGGTAATCCCTCGATTATGTGAACTAATTCAGACAAGAAATGTGCTTACTTCTTTGtatgttttattattacttattaaGTTTATATTTGCTGGGTTTCTGGCGTGCGAATAAATGATTTGATTTCATAATCAAAGCGCCTTACTTGACCAGCCTTTTCGGAAGAAATATTTTGTGacctaattattaaaaaaaattaacaggcCAATATATGAAGGCCAAAATGTTTTCGAAccaatttgtataaatattttcgatctataggttttaattttttttattggggaAGAGGAATTGTTGTTCAAAATATTTAGTGCCCACATTTTTAGTTTGTCAGCTCAAGGCTGACTTAATAATCACACAACAAATGAAAACATTGCTATTGTTATAGGGCGATATCTTCAGGTGGGTTCATTGCATCATTTTCTATTCGCTGCTCttgcaattttctcaaaaataagtagcttaAAAGTCTATAAGGATATGCATATGTCATGGTCTATGCATTCATCAAATGCATCGCCATCGACCTCGTAGGGCCTCTCAATGTCGTAATGATCAGGAACCCAGCTTTGAGTGAAATTACTCAGCCttctcgttaagagatatgcGGTATTTAATGGCTACATTAGAGATtatcgactgctttgtgagggattttatcttAGCCTGGCGcagtaataaaataatcaaaaattgggACGGACAGTCGGTATAgtataaaaaacttttcatattGTCTACATCAGGAAATATCACAGCTTGAACTTCGCTCTCACTATAGGCTG
The sequence above is drawn from the Anastrepha obliqua isolate idAnaObli1 chromosome 4, idAnaObli1_1.0, whole genome shotgun sequence genome and encodes:
- the LOC129246406 gene encoding cytochrome P450 6a9-like is translated as MSVLAFLLAVLLALLSFIFYLLHRRMNYWRYQGIPHDPPHFFAGNLKGLLKTRSFAEILREIYTNHKGSGPFCGYYLFQRPAVLILDRALIKCILIKDFNNFADRGIFHNEKDDPLTGHLFRLDGNQWRGLRNKLTPTFTSGKMKFMFPTVLKVADQLMDAVAKRIAANEYVWDWKEMMACFTTDVIGNCAFGIECNSLQDPHAEFRVMGRKIIGARRHGALVNAFINSFPNAARSLRMAIMPQDITDFFLRIVRENVEYRQRNCVHANDFMNILMDLNKSKHLKSENDEMRALSVSEMTAQAFVFFVAGFETSATTLAFALYELALQQDIQTRLRMEITETIKKHNNNLFSYDCMEEMQYMKMVLAETQRKYPIAPNLMRQAAKDYVVPGHPEYVIKKGMMVTIPTIGIHYDPEIYPEPDTFDPERFAPEAVKLRDSVDWLPFGDGPRNCIGMRFGQMQMCVGLTYLLREYKFSACENTQIPIVYQKSFPLFPQGGVHLKVEKVQT